Proteins encoded in a region of the Vitis riparia cultivar Riparia Gloire de Montpellier isolate 1030 chromosome 7, EGFV_Vit.rip_1.0, whole genome shotgun sequence genome:
- the LOC117919024 gene encoding proline-rich protein 3-like, translating into MALPHFFTISMVLFSLVAITSASSGGYGPEPEVEKADEPEYNEKLLPTIMGVQGLIYCKSGHKPMPLPGAVARITCLKVDKHGYEMGSYSFLSGASDEKGYFFATLYPSEVEDDCKLKECKAFLESSPLETCDVPTDDNNGISGYPLDFYRDLSAKKMMLYSVKPFFYTPKPEPISNGY; encoded by the exons ATGGCTCTTCCTCACTTCTTCACAATCTCAATGGTTCTCTTCTCACTTGTGGCTATTACCTCTGCTAGCAGTGGTGGCTACGGCCCCGAACCGGAAGTTGAGAAAGCTGATGAGCCAGAATATAACGAAAAACTACTCCCCACCATCATGGGCGTTCAAGGTCTTATTTACTGTAAATCAGGCCACAAGCCCATGCCCCTTCCAG GAGCTGTGGCAAGGATAACATGCCTGAAAGTTGATAAGCACGGATATGAGATGGGTTCATACTCCTTCCTGAGTGGGGCAAGTGACGAGAAGGGTTACTTCTTTGCAACACTCTACCCATCAGAGGTTGAAGACGACTGCAAGCTCAAAGAGTGCAAGGCATTCCTCGAAAGCTCTCCACTGGAGACCTGCGATGTTCCAACTGACGATAACAATGGGATCAGTGGCTACCCTCTTGATTTTTATCGCGACCTCAGTGCCAAGAAGATGATGTTGTATTCTGTGAAGCCTTTCTTCTACACCCCTAAGCCTGAACCAATCTCTAATggttattaa
- the LOC117918310 gene encoding nuclear polyadenylated RNA-binding protein 3-like, whose protein sequence is MAGRDETKTVGEPGKAQTGRKKMMNLRIGGPGILVGALAVAFVVGAAIRIRRYRSLQKAKKRLQCSSRDNSSGGLRSILQADRHCPRYSVDGTSEMIWDSEEEALEDSSELGQDLSEYEIQIEKIGENEGDEASDTDHGEWKTIEISESSAEEEHSANEAEGEEKYDDAEDSFAGNEAEGENDVTDDEYEDKDEDEDEDEDDGECVVEKCEEGSQGTEESSMESNAEVVWPEEMKEWPLEIKEMKISHRKDRIAKSYNFLNETERRIPVKIKLRIWIWTTLMLLLLLLLSVTNQKSYVSLSY, encoded by the exons ATGGCCGGAAGAGACGAGACAAAGACTGTGGGGGAGCCTGGGAAAGCACAGACAGGACGAAAGAAGATGATGAACCTGAGAATAGGCGGTCCTGGGATCTTGGTTGGAGCTTTGGCTGTTGCATTTGTTGTAGGAGCTGCAATCAGAATAAGAAGATATAGATCTTTACAGAAGGCCAAGAAGAGGCTTCAATGCAGCAGCAGGGATAACAGCAGTGGGGGGCTTCGTTCAATTCTTCAGGCAGACAGACACTGTCCACG TTACAGTGTGGATGGAACATCAGAGATGATCTGGGATTCG GAAGAGGAGGCCCTGGAAGACAGTTCCGAGCTGGGACAGGATTTGAGCGAGTACGAGATACAGATTGAGAAAATTGGAGAAAATGAAGGGGATGAAGCATCTGACACAGATCATGGAGAGTGGAAGACAATAGAGATATCAGAATCAAGTGCAGAAGAAGAACATTCAGCCAATGAAGccgaaggagaagaaaaatatgatgatGCAGAAGATTCATTTGCAGGCAATGAGGCTGAAGGCGAAAATGATGTTACAGACGATGAATACGAAGATAAAGACGAAGACGAAGACGAAGATGAAGATGATGGGGAATGTGTTGTGGAGAAATGTGAAGAGGGATCACAAGGAACAGAGGAGTCTTCAATGGAATCCAATGCGGAGGTGGTTTGGCCAGAAGAGATGAAGGAATGGCCACTGGAAATCAAAGAGATGAAAATCAGTCATCGCAAAGATAGAATAGCTAAATCATATAATTTCCTGAACGAGACGGAGAGGAGGATACCTGTGAAGATCAAGTTAAGAATTTGGATTTGGACAACGTTGATGCTGCTACTGCTTCTGCTACTTTCAGTCACCAATCAGAAAAGCTATGTCTCATTATCTTATTAA